A region from the Euleptes europaea isolate rEulEur1 chromosome 13, rEulEur1.hap1, whole genome shotgun sequence genome encodes:
- the PXMP2 gene encoding LOW QUALITY PROTEIN: peroxisomal membrane protein 2 (The sequence of the model RefSeq protein was modified relative to this genomic sequence to represent the inferred CDS: deleted 1 base in 1 codon) — protein sequence MLSDCAPSAGLCAMSPVLSKLGSGPLPQKLLARYLLLLRLYPVLTKAVSSALLSALGSLLSQIIEKSRKKKGPSKSFDLAEPLRFATYGFLFTGPLSHYFYLYLDQLFPPDVPFSTVKRLLLDRVVVAPAFLLLFFFVMNLLEGKDTSAFTKRINSGYWPALKMNWKMWTPIQFINVKYVPVQFRVLFGNLVALFWFAYLASVKK from the exons ATGCTCAGTGACTGCGCTCCCTCCGCTGGGTTG TGTGCGATGTCTCCCGTGCTTTCCAAACTCGGATCGGGGCCTCTGCCCCAGAAGTTGCTCGCGCGTTACTTGCTCCTGCTGCGCCTCTACCCGGTGCTCACTAAAGCGGTGTCCAG TGCCCTTCTGTCAGCTCTTGGGAGCCTCCTGTCTCAGATCATCGAGAAGAGCCGGAAAAAGAAAGGCCCTTCGAAAAGTTTTGACTTGGCTGAGCCTTTGAGATTTGCCACCTACGG GTTCTTGTTTACAGGACCATTGAGTCACTACTTCTACCTGTACTTGGACCAGCTGTTTCCGCCCGATGTGCCTTTTTCCACGGTCAAGAGACTCTTGCTGGATAGGGTCGTTGTTGCCCCAGCCTTCCTTTTGCTCTTTTTCTTTGTCATGAACCTGCTGGAG GGGAAAGACACATCAGCTTTCACGAAGAGGATAAATTCTGGTTATTGGCCGGCGCTGAAAATGAACTGGAAAATGTGGACGCCGATCCAGTTTATTAACGTCAAATATGTTCCTGTGCAG TTCCGAGTGCTGTTTGGAAACCTGGTGGCCCTCTTCTGGTTCGCCTATCTGGCCTCTGTCAAGAAGTGA